In one Heteronotia binoei isolate CCM8104 ecotype False Entrance Well chromosome 1, APGP_CSIRO_Hbin_v1, whole genome shotgun sequence genomic region, the following are encoded:
- the RHBG gene encoding ammonium transporter Rh type B isoform X1, giving the protein MIFVGFGFLMTFLKRYSFSSVAFNFLIAAFAIQWSILIQGFFHSYHHGKIYIGIESMINADFCAGAILISFGAILGKTSPVQLLLMTWLEAVLFAVNECLLLNFLGAKDAGGSMTIHTFGAYFGLMTSRVLYRPHLDESKERDGSTYHSDLFAMIGTIFLWLFWPSFNSAIAANGDDQQRTVMNTYFSLAASTLGTFATSALVNQGGKLDMVHIQNAALAGGVVVGTSGEMMLTPFGALIAGLLAGFVSTLGFKFLTPILASRLKIQDTCGVHNLHGMPGILGALLGVLVAALATHDTYGEGMIDVFPLVAEGRRTAIYQGVYQLFGLCVTLGIAVIGGSLVGVILKMTCLAAPPDTQCFDDQVYWEIPEDPHNGFQFLEGLKELDRDTRA; this is encoded by the exons ATGATCTTTGTCGGCTTTGGATTTCTGATGACCTTCCTGAAACGGTACAGCTTTAGCAGCGTGGCCTTCAATTTCCTGATAGCTGCCTTTGCCATCCAGTGGTCTATTCTCATCCAGGGTTTTTTCCACTCTTATCACCATGGCAAGATCTACATTGGAATAGAAAG CATGATCAATGCTGATTTCTGTGCCGGAGCCATCCTCATCTCCTTTGGAGCCATCCTTGGGAAGACCAGCCCTGTCCAGCTGCTGCTCATGACCTGGCTAGAAGCCGTTCTGTTCGCGGTTAATGAATGCCTCCTGCTTAACTTCCTTGGG GCAAAAGATGCAGGAGGCTCCATGACCATCCACACCTTCGGGGCCTATTTTGGACTGATGACATCCCGGGTTCTTTACCGGCCTCACCTGGACGAGAGCAAAGAAAGGGACGGGTCCACATACCATTCGGATCTCTTTGCTATGATTG GAACAATCTTCCTTTGGCTCTTCTGGCCGAGCTTCAACTCCGCCATCGCAGCCAATGGAGATGACCAGCAACGGACCGTCATGAACACCTACTTCTCCCTTGCAGCCAGCACCCTCGGCACCTTTGCCACCTCAGCCCTGGTGAACCAAGGAGGCAAGCTGGACATG GTGCACATTCAGAATGCAGCTCTGGCAGGCGGGGTGGTCGTTGGGACATCTGGAGAGATGATGTTGACTCCCTTTGGGGCCTTGATCGCCGGTCTCCTTGCTGGCTTCGTGTCTACACTTGGCTTCAAATTCCTTACG CCCATTCTGGCCTCCAGGCTGAAAATCCAGGACACATGTGGAGTCCACAATCTCCATGGGATGCCTGGAATCCTTGGTGCCCTCCTTGGAGTTTTGGTCGCAGCTCTGGCAACTCACGATACCTATGGTGAAGG GATGATCGATGTCTTTCCACTTGTTGCTGAGGGGAGACGGACCGCTATTTACCAAGGTGTCTACCAGCTGTTTGGCTTATGCGTTACTCTGGGAATTGCTGTGATAGGCGGAAGCCTTGTTG GGGTCATCCTGAAGATGACATGCCTTGCAGCTCCCCCTGACACACAATGCTTTGACGATCAAGTGTACTGGGAG ATACCTGAGGATCCTCACAATGGATTTCAGTTCTTGGAGGGTTTGAAGGAACTAGACAGAGACACGAGAGCCTGA